One part of the Phragmites australis chromosome 3, lpPhrAust1.1, whole genome shotgun sequence genome encodes these proteins:
- the LOC133913754 gene encoding uncharacterized protein LOC133913754, with product MVGSAAYSASAAVVAMAKGNGNGNGKGAKGTKKVSRPPRITSNVKQNLRILKFWKDYERRQTSGPQPATRYRKKKVIKEVLPDDTDIYEDPSSTLHFTHQGLEIASPVILVDGYNVCGYWGKLKKDFMNGRQEIARQMLIDELVSFSAVREVKVVVVFDAAMSGLSTHKETYKGVDVVYSAGLSADSWIEKEVEALVADGCPKVWVATSDALEQQLAHGEGALIWSSKRLVKEIKESEKELDMELKETRSTSLQGKLLQHKLNPKVVHALKGLRNKLEEQERRKK from the exons ATGGTTGGCTCGGCCGCCtactccgcctccgccgccgtggtggcgatGGCAAAGGGCAACGGCAACGGCAACGGCAAGGGCGCCAAGGGCACCAAAAAG GTGTCACGGCCTCCTAGGATTACATCTAATGTTAAGCAGAACTTGAGGATTCTTAAATTTTGGAAG GACTATGAGAGGAGGCAAACAAGTGGACCTCAGCCTGCTACTAGGTATCGCAAAAAGAAAGTAATAAAAGAAGTGCTTCCTGATGACACCGACATCTATGAGGACCCTTCCTCCACCCTTCACTT CACACATCAGGGTTTGGAAATTGCTTCACCGGTTATTCTTGTGGATGGTTACAATGTGTGTGGCTACTGGGGAAAGCTTAAGAAGGATTTCATGAATGGGAGGCAAGAAATTGCAAGACAAATGCTCATTGATGAGCTTGTATCTTTCAGTGCAGTAAGAG AGGTAAAAGTTGTAGTGGTATTTGATGCTGCCATGTCGGGGCTTTCTACACATAAAGAAACGTATAAAGG GGTTGATGTTGTATATTCCGCCGGCTTATCTGCTGATTCTTGGATAGAGAAGGAG GTCGAAGCCTTGGTGGCAGATGGCTGCCCCAAAGTCTGGGTTGCAACATCTGATGCATTGGAGCAACAATTAGCGCATGGAGAA GGTGCTCTTATTTGGAGCTCTAAAAGATTGGTCAAAGAG ATAAAAGAATCAGAAAAGGAACTTGATATGGAGCTGAAAGAAACCAG GTCAACGTCGTTGCAAGGAAAACTTCTGCAGCACAAGCTGAACCCAAAAGTAGTACACGCATTGAAAGGTCTTAGGAATAAGCTTGAAGAACAAGAACGGAGAAAGAAGTGA
- the LOC133913753 gene encoding uncharacterized protein LOC133913753, translating to MSSSENITVTERGGKDKDNVGGDNKDQGGGGFIEKVKDFIHDIGEKIEEAVGFGKPTADVSGIHIPHISLHRADLVVDVLIKNPNPVPIPLVDIDYLIDSDGRKLVSGLIPDAGTIHAHGEETVKIPVSLVFDDIKSTYKDIQPGSIIPYLVRVVLLVDVPIIGRIKIPIEKTGEIPVPYKPDVDVEKIKFHRFSFEETTATLHLKLENKNDFDLGLNMLQYEMWLGDDNIASAELTQSAKIEKQGITRMQMPFSFRPKDFGSAVWDLVRGKGTRYTIKGKIDVDTPFGNMKLPISKEGGTTRLKKDDDEDDED from the exons ATGTCTTCGTCGGAGAATATCACGGTCACCGAGCGCGGCGGCAAGGACAAGGATAATGTGGGCGGCGACAACAAGGACCAGGGCGGCGGCGGGTTCATCGAGAAGGTGAAGGACTTCATCCACGACATCGGCGAGAAGATCGAGGAGGCGGTGGGCTTCGGCAAGCCcaccgccgacgtctccggcaTCCACATCCCCCACATCAGCCTCCACCGCGCCGACCTCGTCGTCGACGTCCTCATCAAGAACCCCAACCCCGTGCCCATCCCGCTCGTCGACATCGACTACCTCATCGACAGCGACGGCCGCAAGCTCGTCTCCGGTCTTATCCCCGACGCCGGCACCATCCACGCCCACGGCGAGGAGACTGTCAAGATCCCCGTCTCGCTCGTCTTCGACGACATCAAGAGCACCTACAAGGACATCCAGCCCGGGAGCATCATCCCCTACCTCGTCCGCGTGGTCCTTCTCGTCGACGTCCCCATCATCGGCCGGATCAAGATCCCAATCGAGAAGACCGGCGAGATCCCCGTCCCCTACAAGCCCGACGTAGACgtcgagaagatcaagttccaCAGGTTCTCCTTCGAGGAGACCACCGCTACGCTGCACCTCAAGCTCGAGAACAAGAACGACTTCGACCTCGGACTCAACATGCTCCAGTACGAGATGTGGCTCGGCGACGACAACATTGCCTCCGCCGAGCTCACGCAGAGCGCCAAGATCGAGAAGCAGGGGATCACTAGGATGCAGATGCCGTTCAGCTTCAGGCCCAAGGATTTCGGATCAGCTGTCTGGGACTTGGTCAGGGGTAAGGGAACAAGGTACACCATCAAGGGCAAGATTGATGTGGACACTCCGTTTGGGAACATGAAGCTGCCCATAAGTAAAGAGGGTGGAACCACTCGCCTGAAGAAGGACGACGACGAAGACGATGAG GATTAA
- the LOC133913755 gene encoding small ribosomal subunit protein bS6c-like produces MMWRASQFISMWIRSAPPPALHSPSPRPPPMPPPMALPLSSATTTLRTLPPFRPCLPAALRLPTSRARARAVSAGYAASFYGGSASAAGSTGDKEVGDEEGSAARFGAGLGLGGGGLGMSAAEAALVLEEREMPPCPPGLRQYETMVVLRPDMSEEERLALIQRYEELLVAGGAMYVEVFNRGVIPLAYSIRKRNSRTGLPSTYYDGIYLLVTYFTKPESLDALQQRLNADDDVIRSTSFKVRKRKAF; encoded by the exons ATGATGTGGAGAGCAAGCCAATTTATTTCTATG TGGATACGAAGCGCGCCTCCTCCCGCTCTGCACTCTCCCTCCCCTCGGCCCCCTCCAATGCCGCCACCCATGGCGCTGCCCCtctcctccgccaccaccaccctccGCACGCTCCCGCCCTTCCGCCCTTGCCTGCCCGCCGCGCTGCGCCTCCCCACttcccgcgcccgcgcccgcgcggTCTCCGCCGGTTACGCGGCGTCCTTCTACGGCGGCTCGGCGTCCGCGGCCGGCAGCACCGGCGACAAGGAGGTTGGCGACGAGGAGGGATCCGCCGCGAGGTTTGGCGCCGGGCTGggactcggcggcggcggcctcgggATGTCGGCCGCGGAGGCGGCGCTGGTTCTGGAGGAGCGCGAGATGCCGCCCTGCCCGCCGGGGCTGCGCCAGTACGAGACCATGGTCGTGCTCCGCCCCGACATGTCCGAGGAGGAGCGCCTCGCACTCATCCAGCGCTACGAGGAG CTGCTCGTTGCCGGCGGCGCCATGTACGTGGAGGTCTTCAACCGGGGAGTCATCCCACTGGCCTACAGCATCAGGAAGAGGAACAGCCGGACCGGGCTGCCGTCCACCTACTACGACGGCATATACCTCCTCGTCACCTACTTCACCAAGCCTGAGTCCCTGGACGCGCTGCAGCAGAGGCTCAACGCCGACGACGATGTCATCCGGTCGACCAGTTTCAAGGTCCGCAAGCGAAAGGCCTTTTAG
- the LOC133913752 gene encoding uncharacterized protein LOC133913752: MDAMRKQLDVLMGANRNGDVEEVNRNYYDRDVCRLFLAGLCPHDLFQLTKMDLGPCSKIHSLQLRKDYEEAKSKGSENFDRELEDMIERLIVECDRKIQRALKRLADEDAKAAIAISVSEVTQTDEILQLSKQIKEKMKEVDTFDFEGRTDDKIKAQELVEELRTKRADMQATLLLDAFNKDRASLPQPAPPPQIAAVQPPAPPDARTQEMINEKLKKAEELGEQGMVDEAQKALEEAEALKKLAPRQESASESSKYTAVDVRITDQKLRLCDICGAFLSVYDNDRRLADHFGGKLHLGYLLIREKLKELQEQRNKRRKDKSEDDRRSREHSKDHNGRASRDRDAERKDRVESRESRRDHDRDRDRRHDRDRRHDRDRDRDYDRFRGHDSRRRDRSRSRERRRHERY, translated from the exons ATGGACGCGATGCGGAAGCAGCTGGACGTGCTCATGGGGGCCAACCGCAACGGTGACGTGGAGGAGGTCAACCGCAATTACTACGACCGCGACGTctgccgcctcttcctcgcGGGCCTATGCCCGCACGACCTCTTCCAGCTCACG AAAATGGATCTCGGACCTTGTTCCAAGATTCACTCGCTTCAGCTGCGGAAAGA CTATGAAGAAGCGAAATCAAAGGGATCGGAGAATTTCGATAGAGAACTTGAGGATATGATAGAAAGGCTCATTGTGGAGTGTGATAGGAAAATTCAAAGGGCGCTGAAGCGCCTCGCGGATGAGGATGCCAAGGCTGCAATTGCAATATCTGTTTCTGAGGTTACTCAG ACAGACGAGATACTGCAGCTGTCAAAACAGATCAAGGAGAAAATGAAAGAAGTTGATACCTTTG ATTTTGAAGGGAGAACTGATGATAAAATCAAGGCCCAGGAATTGGTGGAAGAACTGAGAACTAAAAGGGCTGATATGCAG GCTACCCTCTTGCTCGATGCTTTTAACAAGGACAGAGCTTCATTACCTCAACCTGCTCCACCTCCTCAAATAGCAGCAGTGCAACCACCTGCCCCTCCAGATGCTCGTACTCAAGAAATGATTAATGAAAAGCTTAAGAAAGCTGAAGAGCTTG GTGAACAAGGCATGGTAGATGAAGCTCAGAAAGCTTTGGAAGAGGCAGAAGCTCTGAAAAAG TTGGCGCCGCGGCAGGAGTCAGCTTCAGAATCTTCTAAATATACAGCTGTTGATGTTCGAATT ACTGATCAGAAACTACGCCTCTGTGACATATGTGGAGCATTTCTGAGTGTATATGACAA TGATCGACGTCTTGCTGACCATTTTGGAGGGAAGCTACACTTGGGCTACTTGCTGATTCGTGAGAAACTGAAAGAACTCCAG GAgcagagaaataaaagaaggaAGGACAAATCTGAAGATGATAGACG ATCAAGAGAACACAGCAAGGACCACAATGGCCGGGCATCCAGGGATAGAGATGCAGAAAGAAAGGACAGGGTTGAGTCTCGAGAAAGTAGAAGAGATCATGACAGGGATCGTGATAGACGTCACGATAGGGACCGTCGCCATGATCGCGATCGGGATAGAGATTACGACCGCTTTCGTGGCCATGATTCAAGGAGAAGGGATCGTTCTCGATCCAGGGAGCGCAG GCGCCACGAGAGATACTGA
- the LOC133911303 gene encoding uncharacterized protein LOC133911303 yields MDAEMEDAGAQAEIEWDGGGGGANAVLGLAGGASVYLCYHQAFGPHDDLVLLEAAADLLPDLLQGRVTVRGHPDEEAVLCTPSATYAMKFVGTSNSTFLIPPGEPAAPSLRPDSTYGDANDDDAVAAAIKVAPGSIELVRTAPRLDKLRNLLRERPYVLDEDLGDGFQHGKGLYTWQDLCERIQASDGEMSDGLNSLSAVEIDGFWRTVDANSVNTILDMILHNSVLHDWPLIAMPENDVLSVMESDGFTHKLVTHCLNRFGTKVEQEARSFWSLDERRVCLQFARRALGAGKMKLHNFMDKWERSIPSGMRVDLQMLEGEVLCEKLGAETWVHAFSVEDLPLTPAERFASLFRERPKWGWKDLQPYIRDLRVPGVSSEGLLIKYTRRTQPSADAEPIFTAR; encoded by the exons ATGGATGCGGAGATGGAGGACGCGGGGGCCCAGGCCGAGATCGAgtgggacggcggcggcggcggggccaaCGCGGTGCTGGGCCTTGCCGGCGGCGCCTCGGTGTATCTGTGCTACCACCAGGCGTTCGGTCCCCACGACGACCTCGTTCTCCTCGAGGCCGCCGccgacctcctccccgaccTTCTACAAGGCCG GGTGACTGTACGGGGGCATCCGGATGAAGAAGCTGTTCTCTGCACACCTTCTGCAACGTATGCTATGAAGTTTGTGGGCACATCCAATTCTACGTTTTTGATACCACCCGGGGAACCAGCTGCTCCAAGCTTAAGGCCTGATAGCACCTACGGCGATgctaatgatgatgatgctgtGGCCGCTGCCATCAAAGTAGCACCAGGGAgcattgaattggtccgaacTGCTCCACGACTTGATAAACTGAGGAACCTTCTCCGTGAGAGGCCCTACGTGCTCGATGAGGATCTTGGGGATGGCTTCCAGCATGGTAAGGGGCTGTACACATGGCAAGATCTCTGTGAACGTATCCAGGCCAGTGACGGTGAGATGTCAGATGGGCTGAATTCCCTCTCTGCTGTCGAGATTGATGGGTTCTGGAGGACGGTCGATGCCAATTCTGTGAACACTATTCTGGACATGATTCTTCACAACTCTGTGTTGCACGACTGGCCGTTAATTGCTATGCCGGAAAATGATGTGCTATCTGTCATGGAATCTGATGGTTTTACGCATAAGCTTGTAACCCATTGCCTCAACAGATTTGGCACGAAGGTAGAGCAGGAAGCAAGAAGTTTCTGGAGCCTTGATGAGAGGCGTGTCTGCTTGCAATTCGCTCGGAGAGCGCTTGGTGCTGGAAAGATGAAGCTCCACAACTTTATGGACAAATGGGAGAGAAGCATTCCTTCAGGAATGCGTGTGGATCTTCAGATGCTCGAAGGGGAAGTGTTGTGTGAAAAGCTTGGGGCTGAGACCTGGGTGCATGCTTTCAGTGTTGAAGATCTGCCACTGACACCTGCTGAGAGGTTTGCATCACTTTTCCGTGAGCGGCCAAAGTGGGGATGGAAAGATCTGCAGCCCTATATTAG GGATTTGCGTGTGCCCGGTGTCTCTTCAGAAGGATTGCTTATCAAGTATACTAGAAGAACCCAACCAAGCGCTGACGCTGAACCTATTTTTACTGCAAGATAA